The Flavobacteriales bacterium genome contains a region encoding:
- a CDS encoding alpha/beta hydrolase codes for MLFASSGGNKELNIGLDHQIIYDSTFTYEQYNYSGPAPLFLTIWFPVKGKLKGDFISMEKLLHPVVPPQLEQVYSALLNKQLEIVVRDAFKTNISTDEEINYPDSVNGKLLHYFSSLTTASKAGKFKKSSFPVIVYHHGSQGFAAENWELCEYFAKRGFIVVSSNFHWSFKDVIFGLFPYHFKRSENYSEVHRMIRWAKENGNGDVFFIGHSWGAQQGWCTLHNPGPVKAFVSLETTVEMRTDTSVIKEFWPLVYESLKTNSNKLPIPVLQFSNTEKDEPFAFFEKSCTSTFVQAGYKTYFPHNAYTSVFFSRMWMNEQLNNPDQKALLLYHQVYVKHLEMIHQFLLHHKTTKLDYFGPYATDFYLHYPNQ; via the coding sequence GTGCTATTTGCTTCCTCAGGCGGAAATAAAGAGTTGAATATTGGACTTGATCATCAAATCATTTACGATTCTACGTTTACCTACGAGCAATATAATTATTCCGGACCTGCTCCTTTGTTTTTAACGATTTGGTTTCCGGTTAAAGGAAAATTAAAAGGAGATTTCATCAGCATGGAAAAATTGCTCCATCCTGTTGTTCCTCCGCAACTGGAACAAGTGTATTCTGCATTGTTAAATAAGCAGCTTGAAATTGTAGTTAGAGATGCTTTTAAAACCAATATTTCTACAGACGAAGAGATCAATTATCCGGATTCGGTCAATGGAAAATTGTTGCATTATTTTTCTTCTTTAACAACTGCATCTAAAGCGGGAAAATTTAAAAAATCTTCATTTCCTGTCATTGTTTATCATCACGGTTCACAAGGATTCGCTGCCGAAAATTGGGAGTTGTGCGAATATTTTGCAAAACGTGGATTTATTGTTGTCAGCTCCAATTTTCATTGGTCGTTTAAGGATGTCATTTTCGGTTTGTTTCCATATCATTTTAAGCGGAGTGAAAATTATTCGGAGGTCCATCGAATGATTCGCTGGGCGAAGGAAAATGGAAATGGTGATGTGTTTTTCATAGGTCACAGCTGGGGTGCGCAGCAGGGTTGGTGTACGCTGCATAATCCGGGTCCTGTTAAAGCTTTCGTTTCATTGGAGACCACCGTCGAAATGCGAACGGATACCTCCGTCATTAAGGAATTTTGGCCGCTGGTTTATGAATCGCTAAAAACGAATTCAAATAAGCTACCCATTCCCGTTCTTCAATTTTCCAATACCGAAAAGGACGAACCATTCGCTTTTTTTGAAAAGTCCTGCACATCAACCTTTGTTCAGGCGGGCTACAAAACTTATTTTCCGCATAACGCATATACTTCCGTTTTTTTCTCGAGAATGTGGATGAATGAGCAATTGAACAATCCCGATCAGAAGGCTTTGCTTTTGTATCATCAGGTTTATGTAAAGCATCTGGAAATGATCCATCAGTTTTTACTGCATCATAAAACGACAAAATTGGATTACTTTGGTCCATACGCTACAGATTTTTACCTGCATTATCCGAATCAATAA
- a CDS encoding YdeI/OmpD-associated family protein: MVPNPIVDEYFTDGCGRCPLAATPECKVHRWKDELKLMRELLLESGLQEERKWGVPCYTYKGKNVILLGAFKENCVISFLKGVLLKDPKNVLELPGENSQSTRFIRITSLKQLSKLVPTIKAYLQEAILVEKSGQKVELKKTEDYEVPSELSAILKKNASLRKAWEKLTPGRKRSYLLHVGSAKQEATRVSRVEKIIPGIMAGKGFGER; encoded by the coding sequence ATGGTTCCAAATCCGATTGTCGACGAATATTTTACTGATGGCTGTGGACGTTGTCCTCTGGCCGCTACTCCCGAATGCAAAGTTCATCGCTGGAAGGATGAATTAAAGTTGATGCGTGAATTGTTATTGGAGAGCGGTTTACAGGAAGAACGTAAATGGGGCGTTCCGTGTTATACCTATAAAGGGAAAAACGTGATTTTATTGGGCGCCTTCAAGGAGAATTGTGTCATCAGTTTTTTGAAAGGCGTGTTGTTGAAGGATCCAAAAAATGTCCTTGAACTCCCGGGAGAGAATTCGCAGTCGACCCGCTTTATCCGCATTACTTCACTAAAGCAATTATCTAAATTAGTTCCCACCATCAAAGCGTATTTACAAGAAGCAATATTGGTGGAGAAATCGGGACAAAAAGTGGAGTTGAAAAAAACGGAAGATTATGAAGTCCCTTCGGAATTAAGTGCTATTTTAAAGAAAAATGCCTCACTACGTAAAGCATGGGAGAAGTTAACACCGGGACGAAAACGTTCGTATTTATTGCACGTGGGATCCGCTAAGCAGGAAGCGACGCGGGTTTCGAGGGTGGAGAAAATTATTCCCGGAATCATGGCCGGAAAAGGTTTTGGAGAGAGGTAA
- a CDS encoding energy transducer TonB yields MKKQFFLITLLIVLHSLSENAFAYDFSKAEKNAIGKISEKLMQGCGKDTTYFFTANKELQKAIYSKDEAGVNRISRDNYDLLVKAGFILKSNLNYSLLAEIMFNACKDKKKLETEHESYSDCYVHFKKLSVMENLNNLSPILEFSWVADIKPSDVHKSLYTFYTHLIRVLVFQRAATELSNEIPSNTLKEEIAVFPPEKKDSLKKEEQVYDVVEIAPSYPLSKEELKARLTVKDAAIKGKVYIQFIVNKDGTVYDFKVLRGLSEQQDKKAIELIKSLGNWIPGTQNGVKVNCRYTQPVYFE; encoded by the coding sequence ATGAAAAAACAATTTTTCCTAATTACGCTGCTAATCGTTCTACATAGTTTATCGGAGAATGCCTTTGCATATGATTTTTCTAAAGCTGAGAAAAACGCCATTGGGAAAATCAGCGAAAAATTGATGCAGGGTTGCGGTAAGGACACTACGTATTTCTTTACTGCTAACAAGGAATTGCAAAAAGCGATTTATTCTAAAGATGAAGCGGGAGTTAATCGAATTTCCAGAGATAATTATGATTTACTGGTGAAAGCAGGTTTTATTTTAAAATCGAATTTAAATTATTCCCTCCTCGCAGAAATTATGTTTAATGCGTGCAAGGATAAAAAGAAGCTTGAAACTGAACATGAGAGTTATTCCGATTGCTATGTTCATTTTAAGAAATTATCTGTTATGGAAAATTTAAATAATTTAAGTCCAATCCTGGAATTTTCATGGGTGGCTGATATTAAACCGAGTGATGTTCATAAATCATTGTATACGTTTTATACCCATTTGATCAGAGTATTGGTATTTCAGCGTGCAGCGACCGAACTATCGAATGAAATACCATCCAATACATTGAAGGAGGAAATAGCTGTTTTCCCACCCGAAAAGAAAGACAGTTTAAAAAAAGAAGAACAGGTTTATGATGTGGTTGAAATTGCACCTTCTTATCCGCTCTCGAAAGAGGAATTAAAAGCCCGATTAACGGTTAAAGATGCTGCGATAAAAGGAAAGGTATACATTCAGTTTATTGTCAATAAAGATGGCACTGTATATGATTTTAAAGTATTGCGCGGTTTGTCTGAACAACAAGATAAAAAAGCCATTGAATTGATTAAGTCGTTGGGTAATTGGATTCCCGGAACTCAGAACGGTGTAAAGGTGAATTGCCGGTATACTCAACCTGTTTATTTTGAATGA